A genomic stretch from Spongiibacter nanhainus includes:
- a CDS encoding AraC family transcriptional regulator: protein MHITDHDAPLALQAAFNYRMAVLRLLPGPANAGLPVPALLREAGIDPTIVDQLGEVSRSQYIQLLARLPQPLSDEFFGLRQHPVKPGVTSMMIEIALGNDTLGAAMTQSLRFMRLVSDDLRMELMDEGDDIALVLSGLDPGRDPHHFLVDYWLNYLHRVFSWMIDQLIPVKSVQLAFAEPAKRHRLVYQLRSDWQDNCDRNAVVFSRKYLALPILRSRNEWLSLRQTAVESGVVQWPEEQVQVASHVRSLIFNALRQGEPPPTLSTVAQTLHLTQATLHRHLNSEATSFQRILNDVRCDTAIDKLRFQKLSVAEVAEQLGFSEPRSFSRAFKQWTGASPSDYQC, encoded by the coding sequence ATGCATATCACCGATCACGACGCGCCCCTGGCTTTGCAGGCCGCCTTCAACTACCGCATGGCGGTCCTCAGGTTGCTTCCCGGCCCCGCCAATGCTGGGCTACCGGTGCCCGCTCTACTGCGGGAGGCCGGTATTGATCCCACCATTGTCGATCAACTTGGTGAAGTTTCCCGCAGCCAGTACATCCAACTGCTGGCCCGACTACCGCAGCCCCTCAGCGATGAGTTTTTCGGGCTCAGGCAGCACCCGGTCAAACCCGGCGTCACCAGCATGATGATCGAGATCGCTCTGGGCAATGACACCCTCGGTGCCGCCATGACCCAGAGCCTGCGCTTTATGCGCCTGGTCAGCGACGACCTGCGCATGGAGCTTATGGATGAGGGCGACGATATTGCCCTGGTGCTGTCGGGTCTGGACCCGGGGCGCGACCCCCATCATTTTCTGGTCGATTACTGGCTGAACTACCTCCACCGGGTATTCAGCTGGATGATCGACCAACTCATCCCGGTCAAATCGGTACAGCTGGCCTTTGCCGAACCGGCGAAGCGCCATCGCCTTGTCTATCAACTGCGCAGCGACTGGCAGGACAACTGCGATCGCAATGCGGTAGTGTTCAGCCGCAAGTACCTGGCCCTTCCCATTCTGCGCAGCCGCAATGAATGGCTGTCCCTACGTCAGACCGCGGTCGAAAGCGGTGTGGTCCAATGGCCGGAAGAACAGGTTCAGGTGGCCTCCCATGTGCGCTCACTGATCTTCAATGCCCTGCGTCAGGGCGAGCCGCCACCCACGCTGAGCACCGTGGCCCAGACGCTGCATCTAACCCAGGCTACCCTGCATCGCCACCTCAACAGCGAGGCCACCAGCTTTCAGCGAATTCTCAACGACGTGCGCTGTGACACGGCCATCGACAAGCTGCGCTTTCAAAAACTCTCTGTGGCCGAAGTGGCGGAGCAGCTCGGCTTTAGCGAACCTCGTTCCTTCAGTCGGGCCTTCAAACAGTGGACCGGCGCCAGCCCTTCGGACTACCAGTGCTGA
- a CDS encoding acyl-CoA dehydrogenase family protein, which produces MDFNDTPEEAAFRQQVRDWLSDAASDYRQPLGLSPGDSRFAELGRQWQKTKAKAGYAAISLPKEQGGMGGNAMQEVIFAEEEGRYHVPVGPFVGIGCHLAVPTIYTHGTAEQIEQFAHKTLMGELLWCQMFSEPAAGSDLAGLRTKAVRDGDDWVINGQKVWTSWAHTADWGILVVRTDADVPKHKGLTYFLLDMKSPGIDVRPIKQISGESEFNEVFLTDVRIPDRYRLGEVNGGWKVVMTTLMNERLNVGGESKGLPSVDELLEVMREAGGEAAPYQLEVARHVATDQGLKNFRARLLTSVSRGETPSAMSNMGKLVYANMLQDISAIAGDVLGMDSAFFADDNERSKKFQYGYIWASALRIAGGTDEILRNQIAERVLGLPGDIRVDKDVAFAKLPAGR; this is translated from the coding sequence ATGGATTTTAACGATACCCCTGAAGAAGCGGCCTTCCGCCAACAAGTGCGGGACTGGTTGAGCGATGCCGCCAGCGATTACCGCCAACCGCTGGGTTTGTCCCCGGGCGACAGCCGTTTTGCCGAGTTGGGCCGCCAGTGGCAGAAGACCAAGGCCAAGGCCGGCTATGCGGCCATTTCCCTGCCCAAGGAGCAGGGTGGTATGGGCGGCAACGCCATGCAGGAGGTAATCTTTGCCGAGGAAGAAGGGCGCTATCATGTGCCGGTTGGCCCCTTCGTCGGTATTGGCTGCCACCTTGCCGTGCCCACTATCTATACCCACGGTACAGCTGAACAGATCGAACAGTTTGCCCATAAAACTCTGATGGGGGAGCTGCTGTGGTGTCAGATGTTTTCCGAGCCCGCTGCCGGCTCCGATTTGGCGGGGCTGCGGACCAAGGCCGTTCGGGATGGTGACGACTGGGTGATCAACGGCCAGAAGGTCTGGACCTCCTGGGCCCATACCGCCGACTGGGGCATTCTGGTGGTGCGCACCGATGCTGATGTGCCCAAGCACAAGGGCCTGACCTATTTCCTGCTGGATATGAAAAGTCCGGGCATTGATGTTCGCCCCATCAAGCAGATTTCCGGTGAGTCGGAATTCAATGAAGTCTTTCTGACGGATGTGCGGATTCCCGACCGCTATCGTCTGGGCGAGGTCAACGGCGGCTGGAAGGTGGTGATGACCACCCTGATGAACGAACGATTGAATGTTGGCGGCGAGTCCAAGGGGCTGCCCAGTGTCGACGAGCTGCTTGAGGTAATGCGCGAGGCGGGGGGCGAGGCGGCCCCCTACCAGCTGGAAGTGGCCCGTCATGTCGCCACCGACCAAGGCTTGAAAAACTTCCGCGCCCGCTTGCTGACCAGTGTGTCTCGGGGCGAAACCCCCAGTGCCATGTCCAATATGGGCAAGCTGGTTTACGCCAATATGCTGCAAGATATTTCGGCCATCGCCGGTGATGTACTGGGTATGGACAGCGCCTTCTTCGCTGACGATAACGAACGCAGTAAAAAGTTTCAGTACGGTTATATCTGGGCCTCGGCCCTGCGCATTGCCGGCGGCACCGACGAGATTCTGCGTAACCAGATTGCCGAGCGGGTGCTCGGCTTGCCCGGCGATATCCGGGTAGATAAAGACGTGGCCTTTGCCAAATTGCCGGCGGGACGATAG
- a CDS encoding acyl-CoA dehydrogenase family protein, with translation MNFDFSDDQRMLADHARKFLSESCDPEGLRRHVDSGTDYDEALWQQMVELGWPAIAIPEEQGGLGMGALELCVLAEEVGRVLAPTPFFSTVCLAAEILKRCNNDEAAELLAQIALGEAIVAVDLLSTELQMNDRSTVSGSLPAVASARSASHLIAPAKCAGNTVLVMLDTMSEGYQASPLPDGIDELASYQRVALESVPVTLLESEQSAANLLETIINQAAVLTAFEQIGGAEVACYMARDYVLERYAFGRPVGGYQAVKHRLADMMIKIELARSNAYFGAWAMSAGGPELPLAAAVARVSATEAYNFAAEENLHLHGGIGYTWEANCHFFYKRARLLAMNLGNIAHWSKKLLAAA, from the coding sequence ATGAATTTCGATTTTTCAGATGATCAGCGCATGCTGGCCGACCACGCGCGCAAGTTTCTCAGCGAATCCTGCGACCCGGAGGGTCTGCGCCGTCATGTCGATAGCGGTACGGATTACGACGAAGCCCTGTGGCAGCAAATGGTGGAGTTGGGTTGGCCAGCCATCGCTATTCCTGAGGAGCAGGGTGGTCTGGGAATGGGCGCTCTGGAGCTCTGTGTGCTGGCTGAGGAGGTGGGCCGGGTACTGGCGCCGACGCCCTTTTTCAGCACGGTGTGTTTGGCCGCAGAGATATTGAAACGCTGTAACAATGACGAGGCTGCAGAGCTTTTGGCTCAGATCGCCTTGGGCGAAGCCATTGTAGCGGTGGATTTGCTGTCTACTGAACTGCAAATGAATGACCGAAGTACGGTCAGTGGTTCGCTACCCGCCGTGGCCTCTGCCCGCAGTGCCAGTCATTTGATTGCACCGGCAAAGTGCGCTGGCAATACCGTGCTGGTGATGTTGGACACCATGTCAGAGGGCTATCAAGCATCTCCTCTGCCCGACGGTATCGATGAACTGGCGAGCTACCAGCGCGTGGCCCTGGAGTCAGTACCGGTGACCCTGCTGGAGAGTGAGCAAAGCGCGGCAAACCTGCTTGAAACCATTATCAATCAGGCCGCTGTTCTCACGGCATTTGAGCAAATTGGTGGCGCTGAAGTGGCTTGTTATATGGCCCGGGATTATGTGCTGGAACGCTATGCTTTCGGCCGCCCGGTGGGCGGCTATCAGGCGGTCAAGCATCGTCTCGCCGATATGATGATCAAGATTGAGCTGGCCCGCTCCAACGCCTACTTCGGTGCCTGGGCGATGTCGGCTGGCGGGCCGGAACTGCCCCTTGCCGCTGCCGTTGCCCGGGTGAGTGCCACCGAAGCCTACAACTTTGCCGCCGAAGAAAACCTGCATTTGCATGGTGGTATTGGTTATACCTGGGAGGCCAATTGCCACTTCTTTTACAAGCGGGCCCGCCTGCTGGCAATGAATCTTGGCAATATCGCCCACTGGTCCAAAAAGCTGCTGGCCGCTGCCTGA
- a CDS encoding enoyl-CoA hydratase-related protein yields MSEAHLLFERLSPHIAKVTLNRPDKHNVISGDIAEGLQNAVHTVENDPQLRVAILCANGKTFCAGADLAEVSAGRGHKLTTKTGGFAGFVHEPRSKAWIAAVDGLAFGGGFELLLACDLAVISRDSQLGLPEPKRGLIAAAGGAFRVGRSLPKAIAIELAVTGRPMTAERALHFGLVNAVAEPGQVISTATALAEEIAANAPLSVDHSLALCKAAAECSEEELWQKTQQAVPTIMGSDDAKEGMRAFMEKRPANWQGK; encoded by the coding sequence ATGTCAGAAGCCCATTTGCTGTTCGAACGCCTGAGCCCTCACATTGCCAAGGTCACCCTGAACCGGCCCGATAAGCACAACGTGATCAGTGGCGACATTGCCGAAGGCTTGCAAAATGCCGTTCATACGGTGGAGAACGACCCCCAGTTGCGGGTGGCCATTCTCTGCGCCAATGGTAAAACCTTCTGCGCCGGCGCTGATCTGGCGGAGGTCAGCGCCGGGCGCGGCCACAAACTGACCACCAAAACTGGCGGCTTTGCGGGATTTGTTCACGAGCCCCGCAGCAAGGCCTGGATTGCCGCTGTGGATGGACTGGCCTTTGGCGGCGGTTTTGAACTACTGCTGGCCTGCGACCTGGCGGTGATTAGCCGCGACAGCCAGCTGGGTCTGCCTGAGCCCAAACGCGGCTTAATCGCGGCAGCCGGTGGCGCCTTTCGGGTTGGCCGCTCATTGCCCAAAGCCATTGCCATCGAGCTGGCGGTGACCGGCCGCCCCATGACCGCCGAGCGGGCCCTGCATTTTGGCCTGGTTAATGCCGTGGCTGAACCCGGTCAGGTTATCAGCACGGCCACCGCATTGGCCGAAGAAATCGCCGCCAATGCCCCCCTCTCTGTTGATCATAGTCTGGCACTGTGCAAAGCGGCAGCGGAATGCAGCGAAGAAGAACTGTGGCAGAAAACCCAGCAGGCCGTGCCCACCATCATGGGCTCCGACGATGCCAAGGAAGGTATGCGCGCCTTTATGGAGAAACGACCGGCCAACTGGCAAGGCAAATAA
- a CDS encoding MFS transporter yields MNNVSETPTTGIEGRRKSPWPIFLVLMLGSFIAIEAATFQAPAMPTIGKHFDISEDATALLVMLYYLGLVVFSPIFGRVADSYGRKKVICLGLSCFIVSESAAALAQSFPFLVAARFVQGMSVAGILPVVLSYVAYLFPQEKRGLPLGVLIFAMSLGATTGALLGGVMIDAFGWRSIYWVSAGMGVVGLLLILWRVPETTPAQQRYQLDLPGAAMLLLTIGTLLSVPTWMSKYGLFSSPAMTALILGLVFLTLLWHIEKRATMPVFDTQIMGRKNFLLPGFIYLLFLVCHGGAIYALVFFISGRPDGNASQVGVTQMFMFGASMLAGLISGKLVDRFDERRVIIGIVVLMLTNLLVYRFFLNLSTPLWFIIVLASLLGTAQGMKGPAIMKLALRHVPTQKIGAGSGLISMMRDFGTPAGVAIGLAIFTSRRQSATQASLEDQAVNLGITNPEWLSALGDTTRAQGLSELQAALAAQGSSVEQLMSAAKLDGLASTLPAVGTIMIAVVTLALVLALSLSKPKKALL; encoded by the coding sequence ATGAACAATGTCAGCGAGACCCCGACCACGGGTATAGAAGGACGTCGCAAATCTCCGTGGCCCATTTTTCTGGTTTTGATGCTGGGCAGCTTTATCGCTATAGAAGCGGCGACATTCCAGGCCCCGGCCATGCCAACCATCGGCAAGCACTTTGATATTTCCGAGGACGCCACCGCCCTATTGGTGATGCTTTACTACCTGGGGCTGGTGGTCTTCAGTCCGATCTTTGGCCGTGTCGCGGACAGCTATGGCCGCAAAAAGGTGATCTGCCTGGGGCTGAGCTGCTTTATAGTGTCCGAGAGCGCCGCCGCCCTGGCCCAATCCTTTCCCTTTCTTGTCGCTGCCCGCTTTGTTCAGGGGATGTCCGTTGCGGGGATTCTGCCGGTGGTGCTGTCCTACGTCGCCTATCTATTCCCCCAGGAAAAGCGTGGTCTGCCCCTTGGGGTACTGATCTTTGCCATGTCACTGGGCGCTACGACCGGGGCGTTATTGGGCGGCGTCATGATAGATGCCTTTGGCTGGCGCTCTATCTACTGGGTAAGTGCGGGCATGGGCGTTGTGGGGCTATTGCTGATTCTGTGGCGAGTCCCCGAAACCACCCCAGCCCAACAACGCTATCAACTGGATCTGCCCGGTGCCGCCATGTTGTTACTCACCATTGGCACCTTATTATCAGTGCCCACCTGGATGAGTAAATATGGTCTGTTCAGCAGCCCAGCAATGACCGCCCTGATCTTGGGTCTGGTTTTTCTCACCCTGCTTTGGCATATAGAAAAGCGCGCCACAATGCCCGTTTTCGACACCCAGATTATGGGCCGCAAGAATTTTCTGCTGCCCGGCTTTATCTACTTGTTATTTTTGGTATGTCACGGCGGCGCGATTTACGCACTGGTGTTCTTCATCAGCGGCCGGCCCGACGGTAACGCCTCCCAGGTCGGCGTGACCCAAATGTTTATGTTTGGAGCGAGCATGCTGGCAGGACTGATCAGCGGCAAACTTGTCGATCGCTTTGATGAGCGCCGGGTCATTATCGGCATCGTCGTACTGATGCTGACCAACTTACTGGTCTACCGTTTTTTCCTCAATCTCAGCACACCGCTGTGGTTCATCATTGTGCTGGCCTCCCTGCTGGGTACCGCCCAGGGAATGAAAGGGCCGGCGATCATGAAATTGGCCCTGCGTCATGTTCCTACCCAGAAAATCGGCGCCGGCAGCGGGCTGATCTCCATGATGCGGGACTTCGGCACTCCCGCCGGGGTCGCCATCGGACTAGCCATTTTCACTTCGCGGCGCCAGAGCGCCACCCAGGCATCGCTGGAAGATCAGGCAGTCAACCTGGGCATCACTAACCCAGAATGGCTGAGTGCATTGGGTGATACCACCCGCGCCCAGGGCCTGTCGGAGTTGCAAGCTGCTCTGGCAGCCCAGGGCAGCAGCGTTGAACAGTTAATGTCAGCCGCAAAACTAGACGGGCTCGCCAGCACCTTACCCGCCGTGGGTACAATCATGATTGCCGTGGTCACGCTCGCACTCGTACTCGCGCTGTCACTGTCCAAACCCAAAAAGGCCCTGCTTTAA
- a CDS encoding class I adenylate-forming enzyme family protein has protein sequence MSEFEHLSLAELVKRGAASSPDFDVLKFVYPGTEGGLHHQARSYLELWRKGQLLAGAISHLGVTGNVALMMNNHPEFVETMVACSLLAVPFVPIDPRAMGDKLAYMLDHTDCEGLICADYCLEQVLAVCADLPPLRWILCVNETPGRAPVCREGLQVLDYHQTLVAADPLREMLERAGDTPMFMMFTSGTTGNPKAVVFSQRQYMGMADSLKKLAIGSNDVLYTGLSLTHINAQNFLRNGLALGVPTVISRKFTKSRLWQICRQYRCTIFSLLGGMIPEVFAMPEQEGDAANSVRLIMSSGMPAHLWQDFERRFGVSICEGYGATEGGSLGNPPGVGPVGSIGKPGHDWEAEILDERGQVCPPGVEGEICFRRRDGQAITLNYYKNPGASSEKVRDGWLHMGDLGHKDVQGWFFFHHRAGGGVRRNGDFVNTRLVESVLLKSGQVDDVFVYGVATSGNIAGEKTLVAALVPRDGSEFSESVLHEYCKTALEKNDVPERFQVLDAIPKTASEKPIEKACIALLSL, from the coding sequence ATGTCTGAATTTGAGCACTTGTCTTTGGCTGAGCTTGTGAAGCGGGGAGCGGCCTCCTCGCCAGATTTTGACGTTCTAAAGTTTGTTTACCCTGGCACTGAGGGTGGGCTTCATCATCAGGCTCGAAGCTATCTCGAACTTTGGCGCAAGGGGCAATTACTGGCAGGAGCCATAAGTCACCTGGGCGTAACTGGAAACGTGGCGCTAATGATGAACAACCATCCAGAATTTGTTGAGACGATGGTGGCGTGTTCCCTACTGGCGGTGCCCTTTGTGCCCATCGACCCCAGAGCGATGGGGGATAAACTGGCCTACATGCTCGATCATACCGACTGTGAAGGATTGATCTGTGCGGACTATTGTCTTGAGCAGGTCTTGGCTGTGTGCGCTGACCTGCCCCCGCTGCGCTGGATTCTCTGCGTCAATGAGACTCCTGGCCGGGCTCCTGTTTGCCGGGAAGGCTTGCAAGTGCTGGATTACCACCAGACGCTAGTGGCTGCCGACCCGCTGCGTGAAATGCTTGAACGCGCTGGCGATACGCCGATGTTTATGATGTTCACCTCGGGCACGACTGGTAATCCCAAGGCTGTGGTATTCAGTCAGAGGCAGTACATGGGTATGGCTGATAGCCTCAAAAAGCTGGCTATCGGCAGCAACGATGTGCTGTATACTGGCCTTTCCCTTACCCATATCAACGCCCAGAACTTTCTCCGCAATGGCCTGGCGCTGGGTGTCCCCACGGTCATCAGCCGCAAATTTACCAAAAGCCGACTGTGGCAGATCTGTCGGCAATACCGCTGCACGATATTCAGTCTGCTGGGCGGTATGATTCCCGAAGTTTTTGCTATGCCTGAGCAGGAGGGTGATGCAGCTAACTCCGTGCGTTTGATTATGAGTTCTGGTATGCCCGCTCACCTTTGGCAGGATTTTGAGCGCCGCTTTGGGGTGTCGATCTGTGAAGGTTACGGCGCCACGGAAGGAGGCTCCCTGGGTAATCCGCCGGGCGTGGGGCCTGTGGGCAGTATTGGCAAGCCGGGCCATGACTGGGAGGCGGAAATTCTCGACGAGCGGGGACAGGTATGTCCGCCCGGCGTCGAGGGAGAGATCTGTTTTCGACGCCGGGACGGTCAGGCTATCACCCTGAACTATTATAAAAATCCCGGCGCTTCGTCGGAGAAGGTACGGGATGGTTGGCTGCATATGGGTGATCTTGGCCATAAAGATGTGCAGGGATGGTTCTTCTTCCATCACCGCGCCGGGGGAGGTGTGCGCCGTAACGGAGATTTTGTGAATACCCGTCTGGTGGAATCGGTTCTACTGAAATCAGGCCAGGTCGATGATGTTTTTGTCTACGGCGTGGCGACATCGGGCAATATAGCGGGAGAGAAAACCTTGGTGGCGGCGCTAGTTCCCAGAGACGGCAGCGAGTTTTCTGAATCGGTGCTGCATGAATACTGCAAAACCGCTCTGGAAAAAAACGATGTTCCGGAGCGGTTTCAGGTTCTTGATGCCATTCCCAAAACGGCCTCTGAAAAGCCGATCGAGAAAGCCTGTATCGCCCTGCTTTCCCTTTAA
- a CDS encoding TonB-dependent receptor: protein MSLKLSRIASAVAVAVAGTAGAQVPVLAQGFAIEEVVVTARKKEETLQDVPVAVTSMSSEDLKALNLSDTQDLGSFSPGVHIEPAPGQGGSIAKVTIRGQVQTDNLITLDPSVGWYIDDVYLARAYGTANSLFDVSRIEVLKGPQGTLYGRNTTGGAIKILTEKADPMAELNGYVTAGVGNYNSRKVGGAINVPVIPNVLAVRVVAQKDERKDGFGEITVYDRFTQSPTGETEDVGTRDNEVYRVGVTYHPTDALRLMFTYEQNKSYMTMASRNRSHQPGFTGDEPTPPGYFPLQRSSGDFYDSAANYGNYSDADADTLALTLEYDISNNLQTKLVYGNRDVDTAYMSDVDGTGAPVSQFSFPFEQVAEQDSIEWQLSGLAFDGFLDWIAGLYYFEEDGFDLSRSGGLSTYQNGVDYNYSLGEAENKSQSAFVSGTFMLSETVNATLGVRVTEDEKAFFSQQYAVPLGGPDPGPSTAACRIDSGNPPPNADFNQCTWSDSETYEFISWTASVDWRFDEDVMAYAKTASSSRSGGQNARGLDQATSEPFEEETATDIEIGVKSELFDNSVKLNAAYYHTFYEDTQQTNLVNTPSGLITQVVNAGDADIDGIEVDAQWVITPNWMLTVTAGYLDWSFDKPDTGTTPILPSAPEFEGTARLNYFLPTAIGDWTMDLNVSSRSKMLGNISSGQAGIDAFPAATTESVTLFGARAQLDVKDTNLNVSFWVRNLTDEEYSTTGLNLFFPGSLAIANQPLGEPRTFGLDLTYNF from the coding sequence ATGAGTCTCAAACTATCCAGAATTGCTTCCGCAGTCGCGGTTGCTGTTGCCGGTACTGCCGGTGCACAGGTGCCCGTACTTGCACAAGGTTTTGCCATCGAAGAGGTGGTGGTTACCGCCCGTAAAAAGGAAGAGACTTTGCAGGATGTGCCCGTCGCGGTAACCAGCATGTCTTCGGAGGATCTTAAAGCCCTCAACCTGAGTGATACTCAGGATCTGGGCAGCTTTTCTCCCGGTGTTCACATTGAGCCGGCGCCCGGCCAGGGCGGTAGTATTGCGAAGGTGACTATTCGTGGTCAGGTTCAGACGGACAATCTGATTACCTTAGATCCATCCGTGGGTTGGTATATTGACGATGTTTATCTGGCTCGGGCTTATGGTACGGCCAACAGCCTGTTTGATGTCAGCCGGATAGAAGTACTTAAAGGCCCTCAGGGGACCCTTTACGGTCGCAATACCACTGGTGGCGCGATCAAAATCTTGACTGAAAAAGCGGACCCGATGGCGGAGCTGAACGGTTACGTCACTGCCGGTGTAGGCAACTACAATAGCCGTAAAGTTGGCGGCGCCATCAATGTGCCGGTAATCCCGAATGTGCTGGCTGTCCGCGTTGTCGCACAAAAGGATGAGCGCAAGGACGGTTTTGGCGAGATCACGGTTTATGACCGTTTTACCCAGTCCCCCACGGGTGAAACTGAGGACGTGGGCACCCGTGATAATGAGGTCTATCGGGTGGGCGTCACCTACCACCCAACAGATGCACTGCGCTTGATGTTTACCTATGAGCAGAATAAGTCCTACATGACGATGGCTTCCCGAAACCGTTCTCATCAACCCGGTTTCACCGGTGACGAGCCGACGCCCCCCGGCTATTTCCCGCTGCAGCGCAGTTCGGGTGACTTTTACGACTCTGCCGCAAACTATGGTAACTATTCCGATGCGGATGCCGACACGTTGGCACTGACTCTGGAATACGATATCTCTAACAACCTGCAGACCAAGCTGGTTTACGGTAATCGCGACGTCGATACAGCCTACATGAGTGATGTCGACGGTACCGGCGCGCCGGTTTCTCAGTTCAGTTTTCCCTTTGAACAGGTGGCCGAGCAGGACTCCATCGAGTGGCAGTTGAGCGGCCTGGCATTTGATGGCTTCCTCGACTGGATCGCTGGCCTTTACTACTTTGAAGAGGACGGCTTTGACCTATCACGCAGCGGTGGTCTTTCTACCTATCAAAATGGTGTTGACTACAACTACAGCCTTGGCGAGGCTGAAAACAAGAGCCAGTCGGCTTTTGTATCGGGTACCTTTATGTTGAGCGAAACCGTCAATGCCACTTTGGGGGTCCGGGTCACAGAGGATGAAAAAGCGTTCTTTTCCCAGCAATATGCAGTGCCCCTCGGCGGACCCGATCCCGGTCCTTCTACGGCAGCGTGTCGAATTGACTCCGGTAACCCGCCGCCCAATGCCGACTTCAATCAGTGCACCTGGTCAGACTCAGAGACTTATGAGTTTATTTCCTGGACTGCCTCGGTTGACTGGCGTTTTGATGAGGATGTGATGGCTTACGCCAAAACCGCCAGTTCAAGCCGTTCGGGTGGTCAGAATGCCCGTGGGTTGGATCAAGCGACCAGCGAGCCTTTTGAGGAGGAAACGGCCACGGATATCGAGATTGGCGTAAAGTCAGAGCTGTTTGACAATTCAGTCAAACTGAACGCGGCCTACTACCATACCTTCTATGAAGATACCCAGCAGACCAATCTGGTGAACACCCCTTCGGGGCTGATTACCCAAGTAGTCAACGCGGGCGATGCGGATATTGATGGTATTGAAGTGGATGCCCAGTGGGTGATTACTCCGAACTGGATGTTGACAGTCACGGCGGGTTATCTGGACTGGTCCTTCGACAAACCGGACACAGGGACTACGCCGATTCTGCCTTCAGCTCCCGAGTTTGAGGGAACCGCTCGCCTGAACTACTTCCTGCCCACCGCCATCGGTGATTGGACCATGGATTTGAATGTGTCTTCCCGCTCCAAAATGTTGGGTAATATTTCCAGTGGCCAGGCAGGCATTGATGCCTTCCCCGCCGCCACTACAGAAAGCGTTACCCTGTTTGGTGCCCGGGCTCAGTTGGACGTGAAGGACACCAATCTGAATGTGTCTTTCTGGGTACGTAATCTGACTGATGAGGAATATTCCACCACCGGTCTGAACCTGTTCTTCCCCGGCTCGTTGGCCATCGCCAACCAGCCTCTGGGTGAGCCCCGGACTTTCGGTTTGGATCTGACCTACAACTTTTGA
- a CDS encoding site-specific integrase — MPKSGQARVLTAEQQDHVFDVIQHHRHPEKNTAIMQISFKLGLRAQEIALLQIKEIAKLNPSGTDFKLLEVMSLPAAYTKGADAMGRSKTQYKRRTVSFDVASFDQVVRQVEALAKAGVEVNPEDFYPPVRKHRGKSRDLPMVDAALRAALTDHLRLRIEKAGTLKPSSPLFITQKGGSYSPNTLQEHMAVILRDWACIEKASSHSGRRSLITNVIHKQKKSVKVAQKIAGHVNPSTTLIYEEPPEGQIKEALENI, encoded by the coding sequence ATGCCCAAATCTGGTCAAGCGCGTGTCCTTACTGCTGAACAACAAGATCATGTCTTCGATGTGATCCAGCATCACCGGCACCCTGAAAAGAACACCGCCATCATGCAGATCAGTTTCAAGCTCGGGCTACGGGCCCAGGAGATTGCCCTGCTTCAGATAAAAGAGATCGCGAAGCTGAATCCCTCAGGTACCGACTTCAAGCTGCTCGAAGTTATGAGCCTCCCAGCGGCTTATACCAAGGGCGCTGATGCCATGGGGCGATCCAAAACTCAGTATAAGCGGCGAACAGTCAGTTTCGATGTGGCAAGTTTTGATCAAGTAGTCCGCCAAGTCGAGGCTCTAGCAAAAGCTGGCGTTGAGGTGAATCCAGAGGATTTCTATCCGCCAGTCAGAAAGCATCGCGGAAAATCGCGTGATCTACCCATGGTAGATGCGGCGCTTCGTGCCGCGCTGACAGACCATTTGCGTTTACGTATAGAAAAAGCCGGAACGCTCAAGCCCTCCTCCCCTCTTTTTATTACTCAGAAAGGTGGTAGCTACTCTCCAAACACCTTACAGGAGCACATGGCAGTAATACTTCGAGATTGGGCCTGCATCGAAAAAGCGAGTTCACATAGTGGCCGGCGTTCTTTGATAACGAATGTGATTCATAAACAGAAAAAATCGGTAAAAGTCGCGCAAAAAATTGCTGGTCACGTAAATCCATCGACCACATTGATCTACGAAGAACCGCCCGAAGGCCAGATAAAAGAAGCCTTGGAAAATATTTAA